CCGGGCTGGAGTTCCCCTCGGACGACGTGCACGTGTTCGTCCACGGCGAGGCCGGGTTCGTCTTCGGGATCCGGAAGAACCTGTTCGCCGAGCGCGGCCTGCCGCGCGACCGGGTGTCGCTGTCGGGGTACTGGCGGATCGGCAAGAACGAGGACGGCTGGCAGGCCGAGAAGGCCGAGACCGCCCGCAAGGAACGCGAAGCCGCGGGCAACTGACACCCGTCGGCGCCGGGCCTCCGCCCATTCCCCCTCCCCTTCGGGTGGAGGGGAGGCGGGCACGCTCCGTGGTCGTTGCTACTCGATGCAACCGCCGGAGCGTGCCGGCCGTCTGAGGCGGTGAGAGCTTCACCGAGGATCAGGAGGACCCGATGCGTACCGAGAACCCGCTCGACCTCAACCAGACCGCCTACCTGTGCGGCGGGCGTCGCCGGGCGGCGCTGGTCGCGGTCCTCGCGCTGCACGACGAGCGCGTGATCGGCTTCGCCGGCCGCGAGGTCCACGCGCTCGGGCCGGACGGCAGCAACCAGTTGGAGCGCGCGGTGCTCGCCGCCCTCCCCGCCGGCGGGGTTCCGCTGCCGACGCTGCTGACCACCGTCGCCGGGCTTCCCGCGATGACCGAGCTGAGGGCCTCGCTCGTCGAGCGCGGGCTGATGAGCCGATGGTTCCCGGGGCTGCTCACGCAGTACGGCCGGCAGGTCCGGCGCTCGCTGCGGGAGCACGCGATCGGGACTTACCGCGTCGCCGCCCTCGGGCCGCGCGCGATCGTCGGACCGGAATTGCGGCGGTTGTTCACCGGCCGCGAGCAGCCGGCCGGCGTACGACGGACGGCCGTCACTCCGCCGCTCTGATCCGAACCAATCCGCGGCTGGCGGAGTAGCGCCGCCGTCCTCCGGCCGAGGGCCGCGAGCCCGCCGTGCGGCGGGAGCTCGCAGCCGTTCGTGCGGAGGCTGCCTGCGGCACCTGACGCGCGGGCGGCTGCATTGTCCGCCGATGGCAGCCGCGCGGCTAGTCCTTCGACGCGTCGTCCACGCGGTGGTTGAGGAGTTGGGTGAGGGTGGGGGCGAGGTTGGTGGGGAGGACCCAGTCGTCGCCGGCGGCCTGCAGGATGACGGCGGGGCCGGGGGTGTGGACCGCGGTGACGGGGATGGGGAAGCGGAGGCGTTCGGAGCCGGTGAGGTCGACCTCGTGGACGCCGGTGACCTTGGTGAAGGGGTAGGTGCGGCGGAGGTCCTCGGGGTTCGCGCCGCGGAGCTTGCGCGGGATGGTGTGGATGGAGACCGTGTCGGTGCCGAGGACGAGGGTCGTGCCCCAGAGGCCGCGCAGGCGGAAGGCGAGTTCGTACGGCGTACCGGCGAGCTCCGGGTCGACGGGGACGAGCAGCGTGCGTTCGGCGTACGCCGCGAGCGCGACGCCGACGCCGGCGCCGAGCCACCAGATCACGAGCACGGCCAGCAGGATGAAGAGCAGCCCGAAGTTGTCCGGGACGAGCGTCAGGTAGACCGCCGCGACCGCGCCGAAGATCGCGCCGGTCATCCGCCAGCGTTGCGGACGGAAGCGCTGGCGGGCGAAGAGGAACGCACCGAGCGCCAGCAGCACGGCCGGCGGAACGGCACCCGCCAGACCAGCGGTCGCCAGACTGACCGCCAGCGTCAGGGCCGGGAGCCCCAGGTGGATCAGGCCTACGACCAGTTGGACCTTGCGATGCCGTCGTGCCAGTTCGCCGCTCACGGGAAAACCCAAGCACAGAAACCCCGGACGACCTACTGTGCTGATCGATGGCCGACTTCACGATCCCGCAAACCCTGCACGAGTCCCACACCGACGAGACCGGCCTGCGCTGGCTGAAGGCGCTGCCCGAGACCGCCGCCGGCTACCTCGACCGCTGGCAGCTCACGCTCGACGGCACCCCGATGCACGGCGCCGCCTCTCTCGTCCTCCCCGTACGGCGAACGACCGGCGACCCCGCGATCCTCAAGCTCCAGCCGCTCAACGACGAGAACGCCGGCGAAGCGCTCGCCCTGCGGACCTGGAACGCCGACGACGTGGTGCATGTCCTCGAGTACGACGACGAGACCGCCACGTTGCTGCTCGAACGCCTGAATCCCCGGACCCTGAACGACGTCCCCGACGACGTCGAGGCGACCCGCATCCTGACCGAACTACTCGCCGGCCTCTGCACCACCGAAGGGCCCGCGGACCTCCGCACTCTCGAAGCCGTGGCCACCGAGATGGTCGCCGATGCTCCGGCGTTGATCCCTCAGCTCGCCGACGCGGAGGAACAGCATCTCGCTCGCCGGTGCGCGGCTCGGGTCACCGAGCTGCTCACTGAACCCGGCGACCGGCTTCTGCACTGGGATCTGCACTACGACAACGTGATGGCCGCGGACCGGGCTCCCTGGCTGGTGATCGACCCGAAGCCGCTCGCCGGTGATCCCTGCTTCGAGCTGTTCCCGGCGCTGAACAACCGCTGGGACGAACTGGTCGCGACCGGCGACCTGAACCGCGCGATCCGGTACCGCTTCGACCTGATGGTCGACCGCCTCGCCTTCGACCGCGACCGGGCGATCGGCTGGACGCTCGGCCGGATCCTCCAGAACGTGCTGTGGGACCTCGCGGACGACGAGTCCGCGATCAACCCGGTCCAGGTCGCGATCGCGGTGGCGTTGACCGACCCTCGCGGGTGATTACATGATTACGAGAGGGAGGGGATTCAGATGACCACACCTACCGTGTACGAGTGGGCCGGCGGCGCGAAGGCGCTGCGCAGCCTGACCGAGGTGTTCTACGA
The Kribbella italica DNA segment above includes these coding regions:
- a CDS encoding TIGR04222 domain-containing membrane protein: MRTENPLDLNQTAYLCGGRRRAALVAVLALHDERVIGFAGREVHALGPDGSNQLERAVLAALPAGGVPLPTLLTTVAGLPAMTELRASLVERGLMSRWFPGLLTQYGRQVRRSLREHAIGTYRVAALGPRAIVGPELRRLFTGREQPAGVRRTAVTPPL
- a CDS encoding aminoglycoside phosphotransferase family protein, with amino-acid sequence MADFTIPQTLHESHTDETGLRWLKALPETAAGYLDRWQLTLDGTPMHGAASLVLPVRRTTGDPAILKLQPLNDENAGEALALRTWNADDVVHVLEYDDETATLLLERLNPRTLNDVPDDVEATRILTELLAGLCTTEGPADLRTLEAVATEMVADAPALIPQLADAEEQHLARRCAARVTELLTEPGDRLLHWDLHYDNVMAADRAPWLVIDPKPLAGDPCFELFPALNNRWDELVATGDLNRAIRYRFDLMVDRLAFDRDRAIGWTLGRILQNVLWDLADDESAINPVQVAIAVALTDPRG